One window from the genome of Amycolatopsis sp. NBC_01480 encodes:
- the pstS gene encoding phosphate ABC transporter substrate-binding protein PstS — protein sequence MKIMRPLGAVGIAASAFLLAACGSDPAASNSSASSPAAPAASGTAQIDCGGKSPLSGEGSTAQKNAIDVFTLAYGKQCSGQQVNYTASGSGAGVKQFNGNQVDFGGSDSPITGADLDAATKRCASPAWNIPMVVGPVAVAYKLQGVDKLTLTPTVIAKIFNGGIKNWNDPAIKAIKGNESSTFPDKPIQVVSRSDESGTTDNFQKYLGAAAKGVWTQGAGKKFNGGVGNGASGSNGVATAVKAADGAITYVEGAFAKDGITPALIDSGSGGVELSAQNVAKSLDSAKFLHDGTNDLALDLNGIYASNVPGAYPLLLTTYEIVCSKYSSPDTAKAIKAFLNTAATTGQQQLSSKGYVPIPQSLQDKVLTAIKAIS from the coding sequence GTGAAGATCATGCGGCCCTTGGGCGCCGTGGGCATCGCGGCGAGCGCGTTCCTGCTCGCCGCCTGTGGCTCCGACCCCGCGGCGAGCAACAGCAGCGCCAGCTCGCCCGCTGCGCCTGCCGCGTCCGGCACTGCGCAGATCGACTGTGGCGGCAAGAGCCCGCTCTCGGGCGAGGGCTCGACGGCGCAGAAGAACGCCATCGACGTGTTCACCCTGGCCTACGGCAAGCAGTGCAGTGGCCAGCAGGTCAACTACACCGCGAGCGGTTCCGGCGCGGGCGTCAAGCAGTTCAACGGCAACCAGGTCGACTTCGGCGGCTCGGACTCGCCGATCACCGGCGCCGACCTCGACGCCGCGACCAAGCGCTGCGCCTCCCCGGCGTGGAACATCCCGATGGTGGTCGGCCCGGTCGCGGTCGCCTACAAGCTCCAGGGCGTCGACAAGCTGACCCTGACCCCGACCGTGATCGCGAAGATCTTCAACGGCGGCATCAAGAACTGGAACGACCCGGCGATCAAGGCGATCAAGGGCAACGAGTCCAGCACGTTCCCGGACAAGCCGATCCAGGTCGTCTCGCGCTCGGACGAGTCCGGCACCACCGACAACTTCCAGAAGTACCTCGGCGCGGCCGCCAAGGGCGTCTGGACCCAGGGCGCGGGCAAGAAGTTCAACGGCGGGGTCGGCAACGGCGCGTCGGGCTCGAACGGCGTCGCGACCGCGGTCAAGGCCGCTGACGGCGCCATCACCTACGTCGAGGGCGCGTTCGCCAAGGACGGCATCACGCCGGCCCTGATCGACAGCGGCTCCGGCGGCGTCGAGCTGTCCGCGCAGAACGTGGCGAAGTCCCTGGACTCGGCCAAGTTCCTGCACGATGGCACGAACGACCTCGCGCTGGACCTCAACGGCATCTACGCCAGCAACGTGCCGGGTGCGTACCCGCTGCTGCTGACCACGTACGAGATCGTCTGCTCGAAGTACTCGAGCCCGGACACCGCCAAGGCGATCAAGGCGTTCCTGAACACTGCCGCGACCACCGGTCAGCAGCAGCTGTCCAGCAAGGGTTACGTGCCGATCCCGCAGAGCCTGCAGGACAAGGTGCTGACCGCCATCAAGGCCATTTCCTGA
- the pstB gene encoding phosphate ABC transporter ATP-binding protein PstB, translating into MAKRIDVKDVDIYYGKFHAVDGVTLQVPPRNVTAFIGPSGCGKSTVLRTLNRMHEVIPGARVEGEVLLDGEDIYSSSVDPVSVRRTIGMVFQRPNPFPTMSIKDNVVAGLRLGGTSNRKQLDEIAERALRGANLWNEVKDRLNKPGGGLSGGQQQRLCIARAIAVQPDVLLMDEPCSALDPISTLAIEDLIGELKKEYTIVIVTHNMQQAARVSDQTAFFNLAGVGQPGRLVELNDTEKIFSNPDEKATEDYISGRFG; encoded by the coding sequence ATGGCCAAGCGAATCGACGTCAAGGACGTAGACATCTACTACGGCAAGTTCCATGCCGTGGACGGCGTCACCCTCCAGGTGCCGCCGCGCAACGTCACCGCGTTCATCGGGCCGTCCGGCTGCGGCAAGTCGACCGTGCTGCGCACGCTGAACCGGATGCACGAGGTCATTCCGGGCGCCCGGGTCGAGGGTGAGGTGCTGCTCGACGGCGAGGACATCTACTCGTCCTCGGTGGACCCGGTCTCGGTGCGCCGCACGATCGGCATGGTGTTCCAGCGCCCGAACCCGTTCCCCACGATGTCCATCAAGGACAACGTGGTGGCCGGCCTGCGCCTGGGCGGCACCAGCAACCGCAAGCAGCTCGACGAGATCGCCGAGCGCGCGCTGCGCGGGGCCAACCTGTGGAACGAGGTCAAGGACCGGCTGAACAAGCCGGGCGGCGGCCTTTCCGGCGGCCAGCAGCAGCGGCTGTGCATCGCGCGCGCCATCGCGGTGCAGCCGGACGTGCTCCTGATGGACGAGCCGTGCTCCGCGCTCGACCCCATCTCCACACTCGCGATCGAGGACCTGATCGGCGAGCTGAAGAAGGAGTACACGATTGTCATCGTGACGCACAACATGCAGCAGGCCGCGCGGGTTTCGGACCAGACGGCGTTCTTCAACCTCGCCGGCGTCGGCCAGCCCGGCCGGCTGGTCGAGCTGAACGACACGGAGAAGATCTTCTCCAACCCGGACGAGAAGGCGACCGAGGACTACATCTCGGGCCGCTTCGGCTGA
- the mshD gene encoding mycothiol synthase, translated as MEPADWTNEPDVEAIRAILLAAKAADGRPEVAESGPLPREFEGGLHLLAREAASQQAVGYVHLDTEGDSYGRQVAELVVHPERRRHGFGTALARALDERAAVGYRVWSHGDHPGAAAVATKLGLERRRELLILHVEVEGADWPEPVLREGVKLRTFVPGQDEQAMIDVNASAFDWHPEQGALTVEDLLDEERQGWFDPAGFFLAENADGEVVGFHWTKVHEPVPGRFGGEPVGEVYVVGVNPATQGGGLGKALTLAGLRYLRGRGLRQVILYVEGDNAPALAVYGKLGFTRFETDVQYGK; from the coding sequence ATGGAGCCGGCTGACTGGACGAACGAACCCGACGTCGAAGCGATCCGCGCGATCCTGCTCGCCGCGAAGGCGGCGGACGGGCGGCCCGAGGTCGCCGAGTCCGGGCCGCTGCCGCGCGAGTTCGAAGGCGGGCTGCACTTGCTCGCGCGCGAAGCCGCTTCGCAGCAGGCGGTCGGGTACGTCCATCTGGATACCGAAGGAGACTCCTACGGCCGCCAGGTCGCCGAACTTGTCGTGCACCCGGAGCGCCGGCGTCACGGCTTCGGCACGGCGTTGGCGCGCGCCCTGGACGAGCGGGCCGCGGTGGGCTACCGCGTCTGGTCCCACGGCGACCATCCCGGAGCGGCCGCCGTCGCCACGAAGCTGGGGCTGGAGCGGCGACGTGAACTTCTGATCCTGCACGTCGAGGTCGAGGGCGCCGACTGGCCGGAGCCCGTGCTGCGCGAGGGCGTCAAGCTGCGCACTTTTGTGCCGGGCCAAGACGAACAGGCGATGATCGACGTCAACGCGAGCGCCTTCGACTGGCACCCCGAGCAGGGCGCGCTGACCGTCGAGGACCTGCTCGACGAGGAACGGCAGGGCTGGTTCGACCCCGCGGGCTTCTTCCTCGCGGAGAACGCCGACGGCGAGGTGGTCGGCTTCCACTGGACGAAGGTGCACGAGCCGGTGCCCGGCCGGTTCGGCGGCGAACCGGTCGGCGAGGTTTACGTCGTCGGAGTTAACCCGGCTACGCAGGGTGGCGGCTTGGGCAAGGCGCTGACCCTCGCCGGGCTCCGATATCTGCGTGGCCGGGGACTACGCCAGGTGATCCTGTACGTCGAGGGCGACAACGCCCCGGCCCTGGCGGTGTACGGCAAGCTGGGGTTTACTCGTTTCGAAACCGACGTTCAGTACGGTAAGTAG
- the pstC gene encoding phosphate ABC transporter permease subunit PstC has protein sequence MRPGDRIFQNLTTGAGLLIVALIALIGIFLIVQAIPALRADKANFLFNHGWSTNDPANMSFGILDLLEVTVATSLVALVIAMPVSLGIALFLTQYAPKRLARPFAYIIDLLAAVPSIIFGLWGILVFAPAIEPFSQWVNSTFSWIPIFAPGNVAPSVRGTIFTAGIVLAVMILPIITSLSREVFERTPTTHIEGALALGATRWEVIRTTVLPFGKAGYIGASMLGLGRALGETIALAVILLIPVGRNFDWSVFDGGATFASKIAANYSEFNNATSAGAYIAAGLVLFVLTFLVNFAARSIIGKKGD, from the coding sequence GTGCGGCCCGGTGACCGCATCTTCCAGAACCTGACCACCGGTGCCGGCCTGTTAATCGTCGCGCTGATCGCGCTGATCGGGATCTTCCTGATCGTGCAGGCCATTCCGGCGTTGCGGGCCGACAAGGCGAACTTCCTGTTCAACCACGGGTGGTCCACCAACGACCCGGCGAACATGTCGTTCGGCATCCTCGACCTGCTCGAGGTCACCGTGGCGACCTCGCTGGTCGCGCTGGTTATCGCGATGCCCGTTTCGCTCGGCATCGCGCTGTTCCTCACGCAGTACGCGCCGAAGCGGCTGGCCCGCCCGTTCGCGTACATCATCGACCTGCTCGCGGCGGTCCCGTCGATCATCTTCGGGCTGTGGGGCATCCTGGTGTTCGCGCCCGCGATCGAGCCGTTCTCGCAGTGGGTGAACAGCACGTTCTCGTGGATCCCGATCTTCGCGCCGGGCAACGTCGCGCCCAGCGTGCGCGGCACGATCTTCACCGCGGGCATCGTGCTCGCCGTGATGATCCTGCCGATCATCACCTCGCTTTCGCGCGAGGTCTTCGAGCGCACGCCGACCACGCACATCGAGGGCGCGCTGGCGCTCGGCGCCACGCGCTGGGAAGTCATCCGCACCACGGTGCTGCCGTTCGGCAAGGCGGGTTACATCGGCGCGTCGATGCTCGGCCTCGGCCGCGCGCTCGGCGAGACGATCGCCCTCGCGGTGATCCTGCTGATCCCGGTCGGCCGCAACTTCGACTGGAGCGTGTTCGACGGCGGCGCGACCTTCGCCTCGAAGATCGCCGCCAACTACAGCGAATTCAACAACGCGACCTCGGCCGGCGCGTACATCGCGGCCGGCCTGGTGCTGTTCGTGCTGACCTTCCTGGTCAACTTCGCCGCCCGGTCCATCATCGGCAAGAAGGGGGACTGA
- the pstA gene encoding phosphate ABC transporter permease PstA, translating to MSTTLERPATAPAFQQVSAARKLKNGIATTLVWLSFLIAVIPLVWVLYTVIVNGIKRLPYSNWWTQDFGSVLSDEVGGGVLHAIIGTLLQGLVCAIIAVPIGMLVAIYLVEYGRGKLATATTFMVDILSGVPSIVAALFIYALWITTLGLPRSGFAVSLALVLLMIPVVVRSSEEMLRIVPDDLREASYALGVPKWKTIMKIVLPTAMSGIIGGIMMALARVMGETAPLLVLVGYSSFVHWNIFSGEQAALPLVMNNERVTNSMDPGSVGFDRIWGAALTLVLIIAVINLLATLISRIVAPKKK from the coding sequence ATGTCGACCACGCTCGAACGCCCCGCCACCGCGCCCGCCTTCCAGCAGGTGAGCGCGGCCCGGAAGCTGAAGAACGGCATCGCCACCACGTTGGTGTGGCTGTCGTTCCTGATCGCCGTGATCCCGCTGGTGTGGGTGCTCTACACGGTGATCGTCAACGGCATCAAGCGCCTGCCCTACTCGAACTGGTGGACGCAGGACTTCGGCTCGGTGCTGAGCGACGAGGTCGGCGGCGGCGTGCTGCACGCCATCATCGGCACCCTGCTGCAGGGCCTGGTGTGCGCGATCATCGCCGTGCCGATCGGCATGCTGGTGGCGATCTACCTGGTCGAGTACGGCCGCGGGAAGCTCGCCACGGCCACCACGTTCATGGTGGACATCCTGTCCGGTGTCCCGTCCATTGTGGCCGCACTGTTCATCTACGCGCTGTGGATCACCACGCTCGGCCTGCCGCGCAGCGGTTTCGCCGTGTCGCTCGCGCTGGTGCTGCTGATGATCCCGGTGGTCGTCCGCTCGTCGGAGGAGATGCTCCGGATCGTGCCGGACGACCTGCGCGAAGCCTCCTACGCGCTGGGCGTGCCGAAGTGGAAGACGATCATGAAGATCGTGCTGCCGACGGCGATGTCCGGCATCATCGGCGGCATCATGATGGCGCTCGCCCGGGTGATGGGCGAAACGGCGCCGCTGCTGGTGCTCGTGGGCTACTCGTCCTTCGTGCACTGGAACATCTTCAGCGGGGAGCAGGCCGCCCTGCCGCTGGTGATGAACAACGAGCGCGTCACGAACTCGATGGACCCCGGCAGCGTCGGCTTCGACCGGATCTGGGGCGCGGCACTGACCCTGGTGCTGATCATCGCCGTGATCAACCTGCTCGCCACCCTGATCTCCCGCATCGTCGCCCCGAAGAAGAAGTGA